ACATTCGAGACAAAGTCCTGACGCATCTGCTCCAATTGTTTAAGCCCAACCGCCATCTCGTTAAAGCTCTGAGCCAAAGTTCCTAGCTCGTCCTTGCGCTTCACTCCCAATTCCACGTCGAAATCGCCCTTTGCAAGTCGTCTAGTCGCGGCAGTAAGCTTCTTGATCGGTTTTACAACATAGATGGCAGCTATGAGAATGCAGGCGCTTCCTGTAACCAGAACAAATAAAAGGATGGTAAACATCAAGTGAATGAGGGTCGATTCGTTCCTGGATGAGGGCCGCAAAAATAAAGCTTGACGCTCACCGCCGATTTGGAAAGGCAGCCCGATGAACGTCTCCTTATCCTTGGGAGAAGATCGGTATATCTCGCCTTCCCTTACTTTCCGAATGGATTCCTGCGAAATTGCAAGATCATTCGTGTCGGAGCTGTACTTGAAGGATCTCATGGCTCCAGAGTCGGCGTATAGTTGAACGGAGTAGGAGGTCAGCTTCACCATGCTATTCATGAACTGATCCAAATTTGATGGCCCCGTCTGTTCGTAGACGCGAATAATCTCCTCGCCTGCGGCTATCAAATCGTTCTGCCCGATTCGGTCTATTTTTTCTTCGAATAGGGCGAGCCCCGCCAGAACGGAGACAATCAGGCCTATTCCCATGGCAGCCAAAAACGTTAGCACAACGCGGACGTATAAAGACCTTGTCATTTCTTCACCTCTAGCCGGTATCCGAGACTGCGGACAGTCTCGATACGGAAATGCTCGGCATCCCCGGCGAAACGCTCCCTAATTCTCTTAATATGGACATCAACGGTTCGGTCGTCGCCTTCGTAATCCATCCCCCATATTTGCGTGATTAGCTGTTCTCTGGTTAATATTTGTCCAGGGTGACAGGCCAATTTGAACAGAAGCTCAAACTCTTTTAACGGCAAAATGAGCTCTTCGCCTTCTCGAATCACTTTGAAGGCCCGTCGGTCCAACACGATTCCACCTAATTGAACGATCTGGGAGGAAACGATTCGATAACGCTTTAGCAGCGCTTTTACTCTCATCACAAGTTCCAAGGGATCGAAAGGCTTGGTCACATAATCATCCGTGCCGAGCTGGAAGCCTTTCACCTTTTGCCCCGATTCTCCTTTGGCTGTTACCATAAGCAGTGGAATTTCCGGATATAGGCGACGGATCTCCCTGCACAACTCCCATCCGTCCATATGCGGCATCATAATATCGAGAATAACGATATCGACAGTCGAATTCTCCATGATGGATAGCGCCTCGACACCGTCTGCCGCCTCGACAGTATCGAACCCTTCGTTCCGCAAATACAAGGCTATGAGCTTGCGAATATGGGCATCGTCGTCTGCGACAAGAATTCTGGTCATTTTCCTATTGGCCCCCTTAGAAAATTCACCTAAATTTAAGTGAGATGACGGGCTGTTGATGGAATTATAGCTCTTCCGCATTAGAGGCTGTTCCATTTTTGAAATCCCAACTTTACTATATATGCCTAGATTCAAACTGTACAAGTGTTCCAGCGTGGCCAATGCTTCGGTGTTATGCACCTGGGTGTACTATTGAGATGCAGCATTTTAACATGAGGAATTCGCAAGAGCGTATGGCCATCAAACGGAGTAGTGGCCGTAGAACTGCACTTATAGCCGCATTGCGCATTCTTCTTGCTCTCTTCAGGCCCACTTGATAGGCCTCTAGTAGTCTCGACTCCGGTGCCCAAGTTAGCGGACATTATATAAATAAGTTTCATGAGAAAATTATATAGGATGAATGGAAGAATAAGATACAGGGCAAGGAAGTAAACAAGTGAATCCATGTTCACGATCTGTAATGACGAAGAGGAGCAAAGAGAACAGGTCAAGATATTACCCGAATTGATATAGGTGTTTTCCGCCGACATTGATCCCGCGAAGCAGAGCCGTATAGACCATACAAACTTAGTCCTTATCTTCAATGACTGCAATACCGTCTATCTCAAGAAGACAAGATGGACGCGATGCAAATTCCGAAACGAATAGCACGGTGACCAATGGGGGATCATCTAATGAACCTGCCATCTCTTGGAATGCTTTGTAACCAACAAGCGGGTCGCTTCCGCTAACTAAATAGATATTGAGTTTGACCAGATCGGCAAAACTCGCATTTTCAGCATCTAAAATGGTTTTGATATTATGAAGCGCCTGTTTTGTCTGCAACTCCAAATCACCAACCCCAATCAGCTCACCTTTTGAATTAATAGCATTTTGCCCGCCAATATAAATTGTTTTTGCCCTTCCTGTTACGGTAATCGCTTGACTAAATGCTTCTGATCTGAATAAACCTTCGGGGTTTATATGCTGCATTGTAAAAGTTGACATTGGTTTGGTCTCCTCCCTCATGATTTAATTTGTGTTCTATATCTTAATAATAAACAACTTCACTGACAGTTACCGTCAGTGAAGTTTAATCGGTTCCGATATCGTAATGTTGTGCGATTGCCGATGCCATCTCCTGGACCCGTCGCTTTAGCGCCAGCGGCTCGCGAATGCGAATGGCTGTGCCAAACGTCATTAGATACATCGGAAGGTACTTGTTCATTGTTGGGACATCGAGCAGAAACCGCGCCTCCCGATCGGTACGTTCCGTCAAATAGTGTCGCATATGCCAGTGGCCGCAAACCGTGTTCAGCGTGTCGGGCTCTCCCTCGATGCGGATGACCGTCAGCGGCCCCTCCGCCTCCCGTTTCCGTTCGGACTGGTCTCGGAAATAGACCGACGTGGAGAAGCGCTCCGGCTTTTCGAACCACGCTTCGGTCGGCTCCAACCGCGCGATGCGATCCACGCGGAACGTCCGCACTGCCTGCGAACGATGACAGAACGCGACAGTGTACCATTCATTTCGGTCGTAAGCGAGTCCGTACGGATCGACATCACGCTCATCGGCCTGCTCCGCATTCGCTTTGCGATAAACGATACGCACCGTTCGCCCGTCATTAACCGCCTGCTCCAGGTCCCGCAACAACGGAACAACGAAAGGCGGACGCGCCGGAGAAATCACATCCAAGCCTCCCGTCCGGCGGGACAGATCATCACGCTGCTCTTCGTGCAGCCCGTTCTCCACCTTCTTCAACGCGCTTTCCAACTCCTCCGTATACGGATAGCCAGCGCCTTGCGCAAACTTATACGCGTCCACAAGCGCCTTCAGCTCTACAGAGTTGAAGAATAATGGTGTCTCTTGGAAGCTTTCTAGAATGCGAATGCCACCGTCATGGCCTGATTCCGCGACGACCGGCACGCCGCTGGCACATAATGCGTCGATATACCGGTACACGGTGCGGACACTAATCTCCAAACTGTCTGCAATCTGCGCAGCAGTGAGTTTCCTTCCGGATCGAAGCATCCAAATCATGGATAGCATGTTATCCCATTTTGCCACCGGGAACACCCTCTTTTACTTGAATAGACCCTATAATCTTGAATAGATTCGCCATAATCAAATCTTTGTTT
The window above is part of the Paenibacillus lutimineralis genome. Proteins encoded here:
- a CDS encoding sensor histidine kinase, encoding MTRSLYVRVVLTFLAAMGIGLIVSVLAGLALFEEKIDRIGQNDLIAAGEEIIRVYEQTGPSNLDQFMNSMVKLTSYSVQLYADSGAMRSFKYSSDTNDLAISQESIRKVREGEIYRSSPKDKETFIGLPFQIGGERQALFLRPSSRNESTLIHLMFTILLFVLVTGSACILIAAIYVVKPIKKLTAATRRLAKGDFDVELGVKRKDELGTLAQSFNEMAVGLKQLEQMRQDFVSNVSHEIQSPLTSISGFAKALKDIKAIAEDERIQYLDIILAESGRLSRLSDNLLKLASLDSNHHPLEYATFNLDEQIRQVVVNCEPLWSEKNIDIDLDLPQAAEITADKDQLNQVWTNLLGNSIKFTPEGGLIHFQLRTRMDGYTVILSDSGIGIAPEQLGRVFERFYMTDRSRNRSSGGNGLGLAIVKKIVALHQGDINMESKVGQGTKVVVHLLAIPTDKA
- a CDS encoding response regulator transcription factor; translation: MTRILVADDDAHIRKLIALYLRNEGFDTVEAADGVEALSIMENSTVDIVILDIMMPHMDGWELCREIRRLYPEIPLLMVTAKGESGQKVKGFQLGTDDYVTKPFDPLELVMRVKALLKRYRIVSSQIVQLGGIVLDRRAFKVIREGEELILPLKEFELLFKLACHPGQILTREQLITQIWGMDYEGDDRTVDVHIKRIRERFAGDAEHFRIETVRSLGYRLEVKK
- a CDS encoding RidA family protein, with amino-acid sequence MSTFTMQHINPEGLFRSEAFSQAITVTGRAKTIYIGGQNAINSKGELIGVGDLELQTKQALHNIKTILDAENASFADLVKLNIYLVSGSDPLVGYKAFQEMAGSLDDPPLVTVLFVSEFASRPSCLLEIDGIAVIEDKD
- a CDS encoding helix-turn-helix transcriptional regulator, coding for MAKWDNMLSMIWMLRSGRKLTAAQIADSLEISVRTVYRYIDALCASGVPVVAESGHDGGIRILESFQETPLFFNSVELKALVDAYKFAQGAGYPYTEELESALKKVENGLHEEQRDDLSRRTGGLDVISPARPPFVVPLLRDLEQAVNDGRTVRIVYRKANAEQADERDVDPYGLAYDRNEWYTVAFCHRSQAVRTFRVDRIARLEPTEAWFEKPERFSTSVYFRDQSERKREAEGPLTVIRIEGEPDTLNTVCGHWHMRHYLTERTDREARFLLDVPTMNKYLPMYLMTFGTAIRIREPLALKRRVQEMASAIAQHYDIGTD